The proteins below are encoded in one region of Apium graveolens cultivar Ventura chromosome 4, ASM990537v1, whole genome shotgun sequence:
- the LOC141719370 gene encoding uncharacterized protein LOC141719370 — MAYGTEALIPVEVGLESYRTEAYNVEANNFGLRANTAQHYDSNIKKRSFGVGDLVLRELVASMLAKQGKFQPNWEGPYKVIEVVRPGTYKLETLTGEAIKNTWHASRLQ, encoded by the exons ATGGCTTACGGAACAGAAGCCCTAATTCCAGTCGAAGTTGGCCTGGAGTCGTACAGAACCGAGGCCTATAATGTGGAGGCCAATAACTTCGGACTGAGGGCGAAT ACAGCCCAACACTATGACTCCAACATCAAGAAGAGGTCGTTCGGAGTAGGAGACCTAGTCCTGAGAGAGCTGGTTGCATCCATGCTAGCAAAACAAGGGAAGTTTCagccgaattgggaagggccgtacaaagtgATTGAAGTTGTTCGTCCAGGAACATACAAACTAGAAACACTAACCGGAGAAGCAATAAAAAATACTTGGCACGCCAGTCGTCTTCAGTAA